A genomic window from Salvia splendens isolate huo1 chromosome 11, SspV2, whole genome shotgun sequence includes:
- the LOC121753531 gene encoding (S)-ureidoglycine aminohydrolase-like, giving the protein MQSFSAFSAKFIFLTLILQSVVRFSFCQEGFCYSPSILEEQPLYWKATNPTLSPSHLKDLPGFTRSVYKSDHALITPESHVFGPLPEWSNTLGAYLITPPMGSHFAMYLAKMQEFSKSALPLKDVERFVFVLHGVVTLTDASGARHNLEVDSYAYLPPNLKHSLDSSAASTLVVLERRYNYLENHATEQIIGSTSEQPLLETPGEVFQLRKLLPTSLAYDFNIHIMDFQPGEFLNVKEVHYNQHGLLLLEGQGIYRLGDSWYPVQAGDTIWMAPFVPQWYAALGKSKTRYLLYKDVNRNPL; this is encoded by the exons ATGCAATCTTTCTCTGCATTTTCAGCGAAATTTATCTTCCTTACTTTAATCTTACAGA GTGTTGTGAGATTCTCGTTCTGCCAAGAAGGGTTTTGCTATTCACCGTCAATCTTGGAAGAGCAACCACTCTACTGGAAGGCTACCAACCCAACTCTCTCACCCTCTCATCTTAAAG ACTTGCCGGGGTTCACGCGTAGCGTATACAAGAGTGACCATGCTTTGATCACTCCTGAAAGTCATGTCTTTGGCCCTTTGCCCGAGTG GAGTAACACATTGGGTGCTTATCTCATCACACCTCCAATGGGCTCACATTTTGCCATGTACTTGGCAAAGATGCAAG AATTTTCAAAATCAGCACTCCCACTAAAGGATGTCGAGAG GTTTGTGTTTGTCCTTCATGGTGTGGTGACTCTCACTGATGCATCGGGCGCTAGGCATAATCTAGAG GTTGATTCATACGCTTACCTTCCTCCGAATCTGAAACACTCGTTGGACTCTAGTGCAGCTTCCACGCTTGTTGTACTTGAGAGAAG GTACAACTACTTGGAAAATCATGCTACTGAGCAGATCATTGGCTCAACAAGTGAGCAGCCCCTTCTTGAAACTCCTGGCGAG GTTTTTCAGCTTAGGAAGCTTCTTCCCACCTCTTTGGCTTACGATTTCAACATTCAT aTTATGGATTTCCAACCTGGGGAATTTCTCAACGTAAAG GAAGTTCACTATAACCAGCACGGTCTACTGCTTCTGGAGGGGCAAGGCATCTACCGCTTAGGTGATAGCTG GTATCCAGTTCAAGCTGGTGACACAATATGGATGGCGCCATTCGTGCCTCAATG GTATGCCGCGCTAGGCAAGTCCAAGACACGCTACTTATTGTACAAGGATGTCAACAGGAACCCACTGTAA
- the LOC121755970 gene encoding uncharacterized protein LOC121755970: MGSNTEEAIRAKTLAEKQFLEKKFVGAQKYALRAQTLCKELDGISQMVATFGVYAASDALANGELDFYSILGVDTSVEKSTLKKQYKKMAVMLHPDKNKTVGADGAFRLVSEAWTLLSDSANRSAYDLRRSLFAGYSDPSKFTAHGRLDTFWTVCSSCHVQYEYLRKYVNKRLSCKNCRGVFVAVETGLAPQNGTFQYNYSYVSENGYGHGSHGRGVAYIPTATGYGAPNVVSGHHTGYRSEYASNISFQGTSAGNSVGLSDRSGLSSSSFVYYQANGEANQTKANAKHQSVKATGHVGSNGCNSQYDASKPRRGRPAKKRKVELGISYPNGHEEVCANVHVEPKTATANGILKPAAKLPFAPETLTRRSSASVPAIDGRQLLIDKARTEIGRKLEEMKLATEAAAVEAEKRKALAEAAKSAAANKVLELKRTISITVPDSDFHDFDLDRSEECFKPKQIWALYDEEDGMPRLYCIIREIISLKPFKIYISYLSSKSDTEFGVVNWLDCGFTKSCGSFRVFHSEAVEQVNIFSHLLAREKAGRGGCVRIYPRSGDIWAVYRNWSPDWNRKTPDEVRHQYEMVEVLDDYSEDNGVCVAPLIKLDGYKTVYRRNIDKDATQWIPRREMLRFSHQVPSCSLKVESANLPEGCWDLDPAATPEELLQGDTELHKKRSPGQRANISEIREQQNSSEEKVSQRKICASTPDKHRTQVPSMEHDRNTTELPQLECRTEEAPAELPCAGTG, from the coding sequence ATGGGATCCAATACAGAGGAAGCCATTAGAGCTAAAACATTGGCTGAGAAGcaatttttggaaaaaaaattcgTTGGAGCACAGAAGTATGCTTTGAGAGCTCAGACATTGTGTAAGGAACTGGATGGCATATCTCAGATGGTGGCCACATTTGGAGTCTACGCAGCTTCTGATGCACTGGCTAACGGAGAACTTGACTTTTATTCAATTCTTGGAGTGGACACATCTGTTGAGAAATCCACATTGAAGAAGCAGTACAAGAAAATGGCAGTAATGCTACACCCTGATAAAAACAAAACTGTTGGTGCTGATGGGGCTTTCCGGCTAGTTTCTGAAGCATGGACACTCTTATCTGATAGTGCTAATAGAAGTGCTTATGATCTGCGGAGAAGTTTGTTTGCTGGGTACAGTGATCCTTCCAAGTTTACTGCCCATGGAAGACTCGATACATTTTGGACTGTTTGTTCCTCCTGCCATGTCCAGTATGAGTATCTTAGGAAATATGTTAACAAACGGCTTTCTTGCAAAAATTGTCGTGGTGTCTTTGTTGCCGTTGAAACTGGGTTGGCCCCGCAAAATGGTACTTTCCAATATAACTATTCTTATGTGTCTGAGAATGGTTATGGTCATGGAAGCCATGGTCGTGGGGTTGCATATATACCCACTGCAACTGGTTACGGTGCACCAAATGTGGTGTCGGGACATCATACTGGATATAGATCTGAGTATGCTTCTAATATATCATTTCAGGGTACCTCAGCTGGAAACTCTGTGGGCCTCTCAGATCGTAGTGGACTGTCTTCATCTTCTTTTGTCTATTATCAAGCCAATGGAGAGGCAAACCAGACAAAAGCTAACGCCAAGCATCAGTCCGTGAAGGCCACTGGTCACGTGGGCTCTAACGGTTGTAATAGTCAGTACGATGCATCCAAACCCAGACGGGGGAGACCTGCCAAGAAGAGAAAAGTGGAATTAGGAATTTCGTATCCCAATGGACATGAAGAAGTTTGTGCAAATGTTCATGTAGAACCTAAGACAGCCACTGCAAATGGAATATTAAAGCCTGCTGCTAAGCTTCCCTTTGCACCAGAAACGTTGACAAGACGGAGTTCAGCTTCTGTTCCTGCAATTGATGGGAGACAGTTGTTGATTGATAAGGCAAGAACAGAAATTGGTAGGAAGCTTGAAGAGATGAAGTTGGCTACCGAAGCAGCTGCGGTAGAGGCTGAGAAAAGAAAGGCGCTTGCCGAAGCTGCTAAATCAGCTGCTGCTAATAAAGTATTGGAACTTAAGAGAACTATTTCGATAACAGTTCCAGATTCTGACTTCCATGATTTTGATCTTGATAGATCTGAAGAATGCTTTAAGCCGAAGCAGATATGGGCCCTCTATGATGAAGAAGATGGGATGCCTCGCTTGTATTGTATAATTCGGGAGATCATCTCACTCAAACCATTCAAGATTTACATAAGCTACTTGAGCTCAAAATCCGACACTGAATTTGGGGTCGTAAATTGGTTGGATTGTGGTTTTACCAAATCTTGTGGGAGTTTTAGAGTGTTTCACTCCGAAGCAGTGGAGCAAGTCAACATATTCTCTCATCTTCTTGCTAGGGAGAAGGCTGGTAGGGGAGGTTGTGTAAGAATATATCCAAGAAGTGGAGATATTTGGGCTGTATACCGAAACTGGTCACCGGATTGGAACAGAAAAACCCCAGATGAGGTAAGACACCAGTATGAAATGGTCGAAGTTCTTGATGACTATTCTGAAGATAACGGTGTCTGTGTAGCGCCTCTGATTAAGCTGGATGGATATAAGACAGTGTACAGAAGGAACATAGACAAGGATGCTACCCAATGGATCCCAAGAAGAGAGATGCTACGGTTTTCACACCAGGTCCCATCTTGCTCCCTCAAAGTTGAAAGTGCTAACTTGCCCGAGGGTTGCTGGGATCTTGACCCCGCTGCAACCCCAGAAGAACTCCTACAAGGAGACACTGAACTCCACAAGAAGAGAAGTCCAGGCCAGAGAGCAAACATTTCTGAGATCCGAGAACAACAAAATTCATCTGAAGAAAAGGTGAGCCAAAGGAAAATCTGTGCTTCGACTCCAGACAAGCACAGGACACAGGTTCCAAGCATGGAGCACGACAGAAACACTACCGAGCTCCCTCAATTAGAATGCAGAACTGAAGAAGCTCCAGCCGAACTCCCGTGTGCTGGAACAGGCTAA
- the LOC121755818 gene encoding glucose-6-phosphate 1-dehydrogenase, chloroplastic-like isoform X2: MAKLLSNPCCHSSSSTTFSCFHNTSLCSSKKMAISGHFSKWVPKSFARIQLRRSDFELRSSNGYPLNAVSLQDEGSVVNPLAEEPNFSDSAEGDSTLSITVVGASGDLAKKKIFPALFALYYEDWLPENFVIFGYSRTKMNDEELRNMISRTLTCRIDQRENCDDKMTQFLKRCFYHSGQYNSKEHFSELDCKLKEKEGGRLSNRLFYLSIPPNIFVDVARCASTRASSTTGWTRVIVEKPFGRDSESSSELTRCLKQFLNEDQIFRIDHYLGKELVENLSVLRFSNLVFEPLWSRNYIRNVQFIFSEDFGTEGRGGYFDNYGIIRDIMQNHLLQILALFAMETPVSLDAEDIRNEKLLLENVVVGQYKGQSKGGKTYLGYTDDPTVPNNSVTPTFAAAALFINNARWDGVPFLMKAGKALHTRRAEIRVQFRHVPGNLYKHTFGTDLDLATNELVLRVQPDEAIYLKINNKVPGLEMRLDRSDLNLLYKARYTREIPDAYERLLLDAIAGERRLFIRSDELDAAWALFTPLLKELEERKIAPELYPYGSRGPVGAHYLAAKHNVRWGDLTGED, encoded by the exons ATGGCTAAATTGTTGAGCAATCCGTGTTGTCATTCATCATCTTCAACCACATTTTCTTGTTTCCACAATACGAGTTTGTGTAGTTCAAAAAAGATGGCGATTTCAGGCCATTTCTCCAAGTGGGTTCCCAAGAGTTTTGCAAGAATTCAGcttagaagaagcgattttgagCTAAGATCATCCAATGGGTATCCTCTTAATGCCGTTTCTTTGCAAGATG AGGGCTCAGTTGTCAATCCCCTTGCTGAAGAGCCCAATTTTTCTGATTCAGCTGAGGGGGATTCTACTCTAAGCATCACAGTTGTTGGTGCATCAGGCGATCTTGCAAAGAAGAAGATCTTTCCTGCTCTTTTTGCTCTCTATTACGAGGATTGGCTACCTGAG aattttgtcatttttgggtATTCTCGGACCAAGATGAATGATGAGGAGTTGAGAAATATGATCAGCAGAACCTTGACTTGCAGGATTGATCAGAG AGAAAACTGTGATGACAAAATGACACAGTTTCTAAAGAGGTGCTTTTACCATTCAGGTCAGTACAATTCGAAGGAACACTTCTCGGAATTGGATTGCAAACTGAAGGAAAAAGAG GGTGGTAGACTCTCGAATAGGTTGTTTTATTTATCGATTCCCCCAAACATATTTGTGGATGTGGCCCGTTGTGCTAGCACCAGAGCTTCTTCAACAACTGGATGGACAAGGGTGATTGTAGAGAAGCCGTTTGGTCGTGACTCAGAGTCTTCTAGTGAGCTGACGAGATGTCTAAAACAGTTTCTCAACGAGGACCAAATATTCCG AATTGATCATTATTTGGGCAAGGAGTTGGTTGAGAACCTATCAGTGCTTCGTTTCTCAAATCTTGTCTTTGAGCCTCTTTGGTCAAGAAACTACATCCGCAACGTCCAGTTCATATTCTCGGAAGATTTTGGAACAGAAGGACGAGGAGG CTACTTCGACAACTATGGAATAATCCGAGACATTATGCAAAACCATCTGCTGCAAATATTAGCATTGTTTGCAATGGAGACTCCTGTCAGCTTGGATGCTGAAGACATAAGGAACGAGAAG TTGCTGCTCGAAAACGTGGTTGTTGGCCAGTACAAGGGGCAGAGCAAGGGTGGCAAAACGTACCTCGGGTATACAGACGATCCTACTGTACCAAATAATAGCGTTACTCCGACATTTGCTGCTGCGGCCCTCTTTATAAATAATGCTCGTTGGGATGGCGTTCCGTTCCTCATGAAAGCTGGCAAAGCCCTACACACGAGACG AGCCGAGATTAGAGTTCAGTTCAGGCACGTTCCCGGTAATCTGTACAAGCACACCTTTGGGACGGATTTGGACTTGGCCACGAACGAGCTAGTGCTTCGTGTGCAGCCGGACGAGGCCATATATTTGAAAATCAATAACAAGGTCCCCGGCCTTGAAATGAGACTAGACCGTAGTGATCTAAATCTTCTCTATAAAGCCAG GTACACGAGAGAGATACCGGATGCTTATGAACGACTACTTCTAGACGCTATAGCAGGGGAGCGAAGACTATTCATCAGGAGTGACGAGCTAGATGCTGCATGGGCTCTTTTCACGCCATTATTGAAGGAATTGGAAGAGAGGAAAATCGCACCGGAGCTCTATCCGTACGGAAGCAGGGGACCCGTGGGAGCACACTATCTTGCAGCTAAGCACAACGTTCGTTGGGGAGATCTTACAGGTGAGGACTGA
- the LOC121755818 gene encoding glucose-6-phosphate 1-dehydrogenase, chloroplastic-like isoform X1 — protein MAKLLSNPCCHSSSSTTFSCFHNTSLCSSKKMAISGHFSKWVPKSFARIQLRRSDFELRSSNGYPLNAVSLQDEGSVVNPLAEEPNFSDSAEGDSTLSITVVGASGDLAKKKIFPALFALYYEDWLPENFVIFGYSRTKMNDEELRNMISRTLTCRIDQRENCDDKMTQFLKRCFYHSGQYNSKEHFSELDCKLKEKEGGRLSNRLFYLSIPPNIFVDVARCASTRASSTTGWTRVIVEKPFGRDSESSSELTRCLKQFLNEDQIFRIDHYLGKELVENLSVLRFSNLVFEPLWSRNYIRNVQFIFSEDFGTEGRGGYFDNYGIIRDIMQNHLLQILALFAMETPVSLDAEDIRNEKVKVLRSMKQLLLENVVVGQYKGQSKGGKTYLGYTDDPTVPNNSVTPTFAAAALFINNARWDGVPFLMKAGKALHTRRAEIRVQFRHVPGNLYKHTFGTDLDLATNELVLRVQPDEAIYLKINNKVPGLEMRLDRSDLNLLYKARYTREIPDAYERLLLDAIAGERRLFIRSDELDAAWALFTPLLKELEERKIAPELYPYGSRGPVGAHYLAAKHNVRWGDLTGED, from the exons ATGGCTAAATTGTTGAGCAATCCGTGTTGTCATTCATCATCTTCAACCACATTTTCTTGTTTCCACAATACGAGTTTGTGTAGTTCAAAAAAGATGGCGATTTCAGGCCATTTCTCCAAGTGGGTTCCCAAGAGTTTTGCAAGAATTCAGcttagaagaagcgattttgagCTAAGATCATCCAATGGGTATCCTCTTAATGCCGTTTCTTTGCAAGATG AGGGCTCAGTTGTCAATCCCCTTGCTGAAGAGCCCAATTTTTCTGATTCAGCTGAGGGGGATTCTACTCTAAGCATCACAGTTGTTGGTGCATCAGGCGATCTTGCAAAGAAGAAGATCTTTCCTGCTCTTTTTGCTCTCTATTACGAGGATTGGCTACCTGAG aattttgtcatttttgggtATTCTCGGACCAAGATGAATGATGAGGAGTTGAGAAATATGATCAGCAGAACCTTGACTTGCAGGATTGATCAGAG AGAAAACTGTGATGACAAAATGACACAGTTTCTAAAGAGGTGCTTTTACCATTCAGGTCAGTACAATTCGAAGGAACACTTCTCGGAATTGGATTGCAAACTGAAGGAAAAAGAG GGTGGTAGACTCTCGAATAGGTTGTTTTATTTATCGATTCCCCCAAACATATTTGTGGATGTGGCCCGTTGTGCTAGCACCAGAGCTTCTTCAACAACTGGATGGACAAGGGTGATTGTAGAGAAGCCGTTTGGTCGTGACTCAGAGTCTTCTAGTGAGCTGACGAGATGTCTAAAACAGTTTCTCAACGAGGACCAAATATTCCG AATTGATCATTATTTGGGCAAGGAGTTGGTTGAGAACCTATCAGTGCTTCGTTTCTCAAATCTTGTCTTTGAGCCTCTTTGGTCAAGAAACTACATCCGCAACGTCCAGTTCATATTCTCGGAAGATTTTGGAACAGAAGGACGAGGAGG CTACTTCGACAACTATGGAATAATCCGAGACATTATGCAAAACCATCTGCTGCAAATATTAGCATTGTTTGCAATGGAGACTCCTGTCAGCTTGGATGCTGAAGACATAAGGAACGAGAAG GTGAAAGTTCTGCGATCAATGAAGCAGTTGCTGCTCGAAAACGTGGTTGTTGGCCAGTACAAGGGGCAGAGCAAGGGTGGCAAAACGTACCTCGGGTATACAGACGATCCTACTGTACCAAATAATAGCGTTACTCCGACATTTGCTGCTGCGGCCCTCTTTATAAATAATGCTCGTTGGGATGGCGTTCCGTTCCTCATGAAAGCTGGCAAAGCCCTACACACGAGACG AGCCGAGATTAGAGTTCAGTTCAGGCACGTTCCCGGTAATCTGTACAAGCACACCTTTGGGACGGATTTGGACTTGGCCACGAACGAGCTAGTGCTTCGTGTGCAGCCGGACGAGGCCATATATTTGAAAATCAATAACAAGGTCCCCGGCCTTGAAATGAGACTAGACCGTAGTGATCTAAATCTTCTCTATAAAGCCAG GTACACGAGAGAGATACCGGATGCTTATGAACGACTACTTCTAGACGCTATAGCAGGGGAGCGAAGACTATTCATCAGGAGTGACGAGCTAGATGCTGCATGGGCTCTTTTCACGCCATTATTGAAGGAATTGGAAGAGAGGAAAATCGCACCGGAGCTCTATCCGTACGGAAGCAGGGGACCCGTGGGAGCACACTATCTTGCAGCTAAGCACAACGTTCGTTGGGGAGATCTTACAGGTGAGGACTGA
- the LOC121753705 gene encoding F-box protein At5g07610-like isoform X2, with product MSEIGNKFARLRSDYVPPIGHIEEVIINILSRLPVKTVVACKCVAKHWLKLISEPQFPHLQLNWSKKKPKYIICPYPEDYDTINHLCLLEGNGKIIEDVPLFGFDEVCSPEMTCFLNGLISSVNEDSDGLNDVDINIFNPITRDSIVLPRGSPSVVIPSVGVGFDPKSNDFKAFRFFSDSSKGEDVKYKCEVYTSGSTAWRRISEDVQRPQSSPINPLCPYYASIAGTVYWFVWSQDQPGTPVRILSVDMNDSFTKICLPTPLNVWSFLTEIEGCLSVVHFNNPGTYALNQNQDPYLEVYKLENSRWHLRSKSTIDLINVHSINSVAARDTEIFFIIKHDDESICYLIFDFVEESFTTLDLDEQFEGDCPVAFPFVESLLKCKLGETVSGLQLRCSSSFKFATLAWNNLLVEGEME from the exons ATGTCTGAGATTGGGAACAAGTTCGCCCGTTTGCGGTCTGACTATGTTCCACCAATTGGACACATTGAAGAAGTTATAATAAACATTTTGTCCAGGCTTCCTGTGAAAACAGTTGTAGCGTGCAAATGTGTTGCCAAACATTGGTTGAAATTGATATCTGAACCACAATTTCCTCATTTGCAACTAAACTGGTCGAAGAAAAAACCAAAATATATCATATGTCCTTATCCGGAGGACTATGATACGATCAATCATCTATGTCTACTGGAGGGAAATGGGAAAATCATTGAAGATGTCCCCCTTTTTGGTTTTGACGAAGTTTGCTCGCCTGAGATGACTTGTTTCTTGAATGGTCTCATATCCAGTGTGAATGAAGATAGTGATGGTCTGAATGATGTGGACATCAACATTTTCAACCCGATTACTCGTGACTCCATTGTACTTCCAAGAGGAAGTCCCTCGGTAGTGATTCCATCGGTTGGGGTTGGTTTTGACCCCAAGAGTAATGACTTCAAAGCATTTCGCTTCTTCTCGGATTCATCTAAAGGGGAAGATGTTAAATATAAGTGTGAGGTATACACCTCTGGTTCTACAGCATGGCGAAGAATTTCTGAGGATGTGCAACGGCCGCAGAGTAGTCCCATTAACCCACTCTGCCCTTACTATGCTAGTATAGCTGGAACAGTTTACTGGTTTGTATGGTCACAAGATCAACCTGGTACTCCTGTTCGTATTCTCTCAGTTGACATGAACGACAGCTTCACCAAGATCTGCCTGCCCACCCCTCTGAATGTGTGGAGTTTCTTGACTGAAATAGAGGGCTGCTTGTCAGTGGTTCACTTCAATAATCCAGGAACATATGCACTGAACCAAAATCAAGATCCTTATCTTGAGGTATATAAATTGGAGAACTCCCGGTGGCACTTGAGATCTAAGTCCACCATAGATCTTATCAACGTCCACAGCATCAACTCAGTTGCTGCTAGGGATACTGAAATATTCTTCATCATTAAACATGATGATGAATCCATCTGCTACCTCATCTTCGATTTTGTGGAAGAGTCCTTCACGACACTTGATCTGGATGAGCAATTTGAGGGTGATTGTCCTGTTGCATTTCCATTCGTCGAAAGCCTCCTCAAGTGTAA GTTAGGCGAGACAGTTTCTGGACTTCAGTTGCGGTGTTCGTCTTCCTTTAAGTTTGCAACTCTCGCTTGGAATAATTTGCTGGTGGAAGGTGAAATGGAATAA
- the LOC121753705 gene encoding F-box protein At5g07610-like isoform X1, giving the protein MHIWFSITYLLHNLVYYRRTKTRRLNTAVVMSEIGNKFARLRSDYVPPIGHIEEVIINILSRLPVKTVVACKCVAKHWLKLISEPQFPHLQLNWSKKKPKYIICPYPEDYDTINHLCLLEGNGKIIEDVPLFGFDEVCSPEMTCFLNGLISSVNEDSDGLNDVDINIFNPITRDSIVLPRGSPSVVIPSVGVGFDPKSNDFKAFRFFSDSSKGEDVKYKCEVYTSGSTAWRRISEDVQRPQSSPINPLCPYYASIAGTVYWFVWSQDQPGTPVRILSVDMNDSFTKICLPTPLNVWSFLTEIEGCLSVVHFNNPGTYALNQNQDPYLEVYKLENSRWHLRSKSTIDLINVHSINSVAARDTEIFFIIKHDDESICYLIFDFVEESFTTLDLDEQFEGDCPVAFPFVESLLKCKLGETVSGLQLRCSSSFKFATLAWNNLLVEGEME; this is encoded by the exons ATGCATATTTGGTTTTCCATCACCTACCTGCTGCACAATTTAGTCTATTACAGAAGAACGAAAACAAG GAGGCTAAACACTGCTGTTGTCATGTCTGAGATTGGGAACAAGTTCGCCCGTTTGCGGTCTGACTATGTTCCACCAATTGGACACATTGAAGAAGTTATAATAAACATTTTGTCCAGGCTTCCTGTGAAAACAGTTGTAGCGTGCAAATGTGTTGCCAAACATTGGTTGAAATTGATATCTGAACCACAATTTCCTCATTTGCAACTAAACTGGTCGAAGAAAAAACCAAAATATATCATATGTCCTTATCCGGAGGACTATGATACGATCAATCATCTATGTCTACTGGAGGGAAATGGGAAAATCATTGAAGATGTCCCCCTTTTTGGTTTTGACGAAGTTTGCTCGCCTGAGATGACTTGTTTCTTGAATGGTCTCATATCCAGTGTGAATGAAGATAGTGATGGTCTGAATGATGTGGACATCAACATTTTCAACCCGATTACTCGTGACTCCATTGTACTTCCAAGAGGAAGTCCCTCGGTAGTGATTCCATCGGTTGGGGTTGGTTTTGACCCCAAGAGTAATGACTTCAAAGCATTTCGCTTCTTCTCGGATTCATCTAAAGGGGAAGATGTTAAATATAAGTGTGAGGTATACACCTCTGGTTCTACAGCATGGCGAAGAATTTCTGAGGATGTGCAACGGCCGCAGAGTAGTCCCATTAACCCACTCTGCCCTTACTATGCTAGTATAGCTGGAACAGTTTACTGGTTTGTATGGTCACAAGATCAACCTGGTACTCCTGTTCGTATTCTCTCAGTTGACATGAACGACAGCTTCACCAAGATCTGCCTGCCCACCCCTCTGAATGTGTGGAGTTTCTTGACTGAAATAGAGGGCTGCTTGTCAGTGGTTCACTTCAATAATCCAGGAACATATGCACTGAACCAAAATCAAGATCCTTATCTTGAGGTATATAAATTGGAGAACTCCCGGTGGCACTTGAGATCTAAGTCCACCATAGATCTTATCAACGTCCACAGCATCAACTCAGTTGCTGCTAGGGATACTGAAATATTCTTCATCATTAAACATGATGATGAATCCATCTGCTACCTCATCTTCGATTTTGTGGAAGAGTCCTTCACGACACTTGATCTGGATGAGCAATTTGAGGGTGATTGTCCTGTTGCATTTCCATTCGTCGAAAGCCTCCTCAAGTGTAA GTTAGGCGAGACAGTTTCTGGACTTCAGTTGCGGTGTTCGTCTTCCTTTAAGTTTGCAACTCTCGCTTGGAATAATTTGCTGGTGGAAGGTGAAATGGAATAA
- the LOC121753705 gene encoding F-box protein At5g07610-like isoform X3, translated as MHIWFSITYLLHNLVYYRRTKTRRLNTAVVMSEIGNKFARLRSDYVPPIGHIEEVIINILSRLPVKTVVACKCVAKHWLKLISEPQFPHLQLNWSKKKPKYIICPYPEDYDTINHLCLLEGNGKIIEDVPLFGFDEVCSPEMTCFLNGLISSVNEDSDGLNDVDINIFNPITRDSIVLPRGSPSVVIPSVGVGFDPKSNDFKAFRFFSDSSKGEDVKYKCEVYTSGSTAWRRISEDVQRPQSSPINPLCPYYASIAGTVYWFVWSQDQPGTPVRILSVDMNDSFTKICLPTPLNVWSFLTEIEGCLSVVHFNNPGTYALNQNQDPYLEVYKLENSRWHLRSKSTIDLINVHSINSVAARDTEIFFIIKHDDESICYLIFDFVEESFTTLDLDEQFEGDCPVAFPFVESLLKC; from the exons ATGCATATTTGGTTTTCCATCACCTACCTGCTGCACAATTTAGTCTATTACAGAAGAACGAAAACAAG GAGGCTAAACACTGCTGTTGTCATGTCTGAGATTGGGAACAAGTTCGCCCGTTTGCGGTCTGACTATGTTCCACCAATTGGACACATTGAAGAAGTTATAATAAACATTTTGTCCAGGCTTCCTGTGAAAACAGTTGTAGCGTGCAAATGTGTTGCCAAACATTGGTTGAAATTGATATCTGAACCACAATTTCCTCATTTGCAACTAAACTGGTCGAAGAAAAAACCAAAATATATCATATGTCCTTATCCGGAGGACTATGATACGATCAATCATCTATGTCTACTGGAGGGAAATGGGAAAATCATTGAAGATGTCCCCCTTTTTGGTTTTGACGAAGTTTGCTCGCCTGAGATGACTTGTTTCTTGAATGGTCTCATATCCAGTGTGAATGAAGATAGTGATGGTCTGAATGATGTGGACATCAACATTTTCAACCCGATTACTCGTGACTCCATTGTACTTCCAAGAGGAAGTCCCTCGGTAGTGATTCCATCGGTTGGGGTTGGTTTTGACCCCAAGAGTAATGACTTCAAAGCATTTCGCTTCTTCTCGGATTCATCTAAAGGGGAAGATGTTAAATATAAGTGTGAGGTATACACCTCTGGTTCTACAGCATGGCGAAGAATTTCTGAGGATGTGCAACGGCCGCAGAGTAGTCCCATTAACCCACTCTGCCCTTACTATGCTAGTATAGCTGGAACAGTTTACTGGTTTGTATGGTCACAAGATCAACCTGGTACTCCTGTTCGTATTCTCTCAGTTGACATGAACGACAGCTTCACCAAGATCTGCCTGCCCACCCCTCTGAATGTGTGGAGTTTCTTGACTGAAATAGAGGGCTGCTTGTCAGTGGTTCACTTCAATAATCCAGGAACATATGCACTGAACCAAAATCAAGATCCTTATCTTGAGGTATATAAATTGGAGAACTCCCGGTGGCACTTGAGATCTAAGTCCACCATAGATCTTATCAACGTCCACAGCATCAACTCAGTTGCTGCTAGGGATACTGAAATATTCTTCATCATTAAACATGATGATGAATCCATCTGCTACCTCATCTTCGATTTTGTGGAAGAGTCCTTCACGACACTTGATCTGGATGAGCAATTTGAGGGTGATTGTCCTGTTGCATTTCCATTCGTCGAAAGCCTCCTCAAGT GTTAG